ACTTCTGCACAGGGTACCTAAAAACAGCTTTATCATCTGCTTTTTGGGGTTTCCCAAGTGCGTTAtcattcaggaatatgaacttgGTGTCTATTTTCAATTAATGAGCTAAAAAAGAGAATCATGAAAACTTTTGGACTTTAATGTGTATCTTGATATTGTAGAAGAGATCATGCAATCTGAATTTCTGCATGATTCAGCAAGGAATTTACTTGAGATTCTTGGGAACAAACAAAACTAAAAACTATCTTTTATGAGTCAATTACTCTATAATACATGAAGTATACCTTGTCAATTTCTCTGTTTATATTACTTTATAAACAGGTCATAGCAGAAAGGCTTTCAGAGGAAGAGATAGGCGGCCTAAAGCAATTATTCAAGATGATTGACACAGACAACTCTGGAACAATCACATATGATGAACTAAAACATGGTTTGAAAAGAGTAGGATCTGATCTAACGGAGTCCGAAATCAGGGCCTTGATGAATGCGGTACTTGTTCTTTATTCCGTCTCTTTATTTAACTCCATATCGACTATTCATGAAATTCCTTTAGTAGGATTTGTTCAGTAGATAATGGCAGGATTAGTTATCTGATTATAGTCCATTCACATAAGTGGCAAATGACATGGCCACAATGTTTTCTGTAGGCTGACTTCGACAACAATGGCACTATCGATTACAGTGAATTCATCGCTGCGACATTGCATTTGAACAAGATGGAGAGGGAGGAGAATCTTCTTGCTGCATTTTCCTACTTTGACAAGGATGGTAGTGGTTACATCACCATTGATGAGCTTCAACAAGCTTGCCTAGATTTTGGCTTTGGTGACACTAAATTGGAAGATATTATCAAAGAGATTGATATAGACAATGTAAGTCCCCATAACtctaggcctcatttgtttttttttaagattaagacgtctgaatctgaatacacatctgaatatcaagatgtgcATTAAGACTAAGACATCTAAATCTGAATACACAactgaatattaagatgtgtatcaagatctgaatactaaatgattaagacgGTTTgttttttaacatctgaatgtataaaatttatctttatttgaaaattaataaacacaaaattcaaataaaatgctaattaatctaatattctatcaataatatatatatatatatatatatatatatatatatataatatggtaGTTAGTGGTGGTGATGGCTTACGGTGGTGCTTGTGAATGGCGACTAGAGGTGGTGGTTGGTGGTggttttggttgatggtggtggttctgggtagtagctagtggtgattggtaGTGACAGCGATTATGGTTGAGGATAGTGGTGATGGGTGGTAATAATTAATAATGGTGGGTggcggtggtggtggtggttgtgATTGAGAAAGGTGGTAGTAGTTATAATGGTACGCAATGCCGACTATGGTAGTTGATGATGATGGGGTGGTTAGTTGTGATAGTTGAGGTGTATGAGTTTGTGGTTGtggttgagaatgatggtggtgggGGTAGTGGGTGGTGGTTGTTGATAATGGTGGCGGTTATGATTGAGTATgacggtggtggtggtggttgatTATAGCGGTGGTGGGTGGCATGGTGATAGTTGATAATGGTTGGTAGTGGTGATAATTAATAATGAATGTGGAGGATatcatcttaatgaaattaagtctttgttatagatcttaatcatacacaCCTATTCAGACacattaagtggttgtgaagtaaaaaaaaaaaaacaaacatacttaatgattaagatctgaataattaagattcagactttaaaaacaaacacacttaatatctgagatctgaatgattaagattcagacctccattaagtgcaaataAATGAGGCCTAAACCACTCTTTTATGATATTACAAGACGTTAATATGTTTTATTCTCAAGAGTTGATATATAATCCATGACTataaaagatattttattttttcaactcggtggataatgggccCGCCCATTTACACCTATCCATTTAAATATGGCAAAAGATATTTCATGGACAACTAATGTCCATGAAATAAAAATACTAGTATAAATTATGTCCATGCACTTCCTTAAGTGTTAATTAACCCCTCGAGTTCAACTCACTCTCCCTCCTTGGGACCATGTTTGCAATTCTAGTTATTCCCCTAGCACCCTAGGCTAGTTGACTAAAGAAGGTAAAAATCAGGATTGTGAAACTATTCCAATAACTAGAATGTTAAATGCAAGAATCCAAACTTAAAGAGTGGCTTTTGAGGATTCCCTTTATTTTTGGTTGGCAGGATGGACGCATAGATTATGGGGAATTTGCAACTATGATGAAGAAGGGAAATACAGGACTGGCAGCCAGAACAATGAGAGGCAATTTAAATTTCAACCTGGCAGATGCTCTTGGAGCCAGTGACTGTGACAAAGATCAATAGGAGATTGCTATTCCTTTTGTAATAATAGCTTAATAATAGCTCCTTGAAATTTTAAAATCCAATTTGGCCCCAAAGCTTTGGTCCAGTAGTAAGAACGCAACTCGTGATGTGTAGGTGAGGGCCAACACAAGCCTGGTATTAAGTGGTAAGGATAAAATGACAGATTTATTGTCCACCGGATTTCGAACCTTGTGCCAATGATCCTCAAAGATTTCTTCATCATAAAAAAatgtaattttaaacccaatgttttttttttttttttttcccaaaTTCTACTTCTTGTGATTCAGAAGCTCACATAGTCGGTTAAAGGAGTTAGTCATATACATAATGCATTTTACCAACTTTATATTTGGCTTGTTTTTCAGATATACTTTTTCCATACTCTGATTCGTGACGCTTAACTATTGGGTCGTAATGTTTATTCTTTAATTGCACCCTGTCAAATTAAGAAAATACTACGCGCGGTGCGCGTGTCCTTGTTGAtgaatataaatttttaaaaataatataaaaaatattcaaaagaTATATTTGCATTATagtataaaaattaataaaacttTACAAGTTTCAAAATGATAGATATTAATCATATTTAGGAATTTGATCCACTATATTTTTATACCTTTGTAATCACGTAGACATCCAAACTCAGTTATTGTTAACATTTCTTATAAAGTTTTAGCTCGATCATTATTTTATATTACGTATGATTTCTTTCTAAAGTACTTTTACTCTGGACCAATTACGTATATATGTCATTTTCATATTCATATTTCTttgtacaaaatattaataaatctttttaccatttaaaaTAGATTCCACATTTAAAAAAGATTATCATTTgattattttctaatatttagataATAGAAGTAGACAAAGAATTTGAATATGTTCAAAGGAAAAAGAACGTCCTATTTGCTCTTTAAAGGCTAAACTCATGCTTACCTCTTACCTCAAATATGAATTATCGTTAattcttccattttttttatataaaaattatgTTTTTCATGCACTTTTTTTTTACGTTCCCTTTTAAATATTAGCATCAAATTGTAGGAAATGTTAGTTACTTTAATTCCATTAATTTACTCCTTTTTTTCCACGGAATATACATCCACGAAAAgtaacatgtaaaaattataattaagttACATATATAGTTCAAATCAGAAAAAATTTATGTAAGGTAGAATTttaattgacttcaaaattcttaAGTTTTAAGAATTCTTACTTAGTTCAAATAGGAAAAGATTTAATAACAAAATTTTTAGCCGATTTTAAAGTACTAAATATTAggataataattaaatgactattttgtccagtgtgactctatttttaaaaggtaaaaaagacGAATCATATTTCCCTAAGAgctttcatgcttttaatattttatagatatagatagatgaCGTGGATCATAATACTTACATTCCTAAGAAAAAGCTtcatttttatcttattataCTCGGTTAACTTTATAAACGAGAAAGCATCATCTAAGAGTTAATGATTTTAGCCTAAAATCACAAAACATATTCTCCTTGAGTATTGAATTCTCAGGAAATAGTACGACACGGCATAAACACTTTACATCAATATTAGTGTCGATTCAATCATTTGAAGTagttcaaataataataataataataatagaacaGCCATAAAACAAGCAATTGAGTACAATCTTTCACAAGCATTTTAGAGCATAGAAGGGATGTAATGAGCTCCTTGACCAGTTGCTGCATTTCCCAGCTTCATGCATTTGTCCAAATTTTGCAAAATTTATAGATCTATTTATCGAAAAATAATTCATATAAAGATCTCACAACATCTTGTTCCTCTATGAAGGTAATTGCAATGAATATTATCATCTTCCAATCAGAATCTATTTACTGTCAGTTACTTTTGGCATTACAgtaaatagtagtagtagtatattCTATCACTTTGGCTTCAACCGACGACAGGGAGTAAATGGTTATTAACATAAAAAATGGGCGAAGAACACAGTATATAACATTTATCAACCCTCCTGATTGCGGCAGGAAAACCTGTCAGTCACATGAAACTGCCTTTCCACCGTACTGGAAAATGAAGGGCTGTACCTCGGTCCTGCCTCTCCAATTTGCTGTAAAGTCGTAATACAAATGTTAAAGTTCCTTTACAAGGTGATCTGCTGGTCGAGAACTCTATTCGTATATTCGCTTCCTCTTCAAGACGGTTGGTAAAATTATGAGAGCACCAATGAGGAAAAGCACAGACAACGTCTTGAAATCATATAGATCTTTGACAGACCTCAGTTCCCCAAGTGCTACGCCAGCCTGACAATGTGAAGAATGAAAGTAGCACTTATGAGGTTGCAGTCATACAAAAGAATGAAATGGTTGTACATCACAAGCAATTTTGATGCATCTGAGATCATCTCAACCAAAATGTACCAGCTCAGCCTCAAGGCTGAGTTGGCTGCACTAGTTGGGATCTGCTGTGTGGATCAATCACCAAATTATTCGACTAAAGAGTATTTTGACATATTTTTATGCCGTATATTTCTCAGTTCATTCATCCAGTATAGTTTTCTATTTTGGGAATTACCAAACAAAACTCCTGATAACCCTACCCCATTCACTCCCATAAAATGTCACAAATTATCTGTGGCAGCTAACCCTCCTGCCAGCAAACAATTGGATTACAGTTTATCTCTTCAGGGACACAATAGTCTAAAACAACTTCAAGGAACAGAAAATACAGACAAGAAAGCTGAAGAGAAAGaggggaagaagaaaaaaaagaaaagaaatggaagATAGAAACCACTACTAACAGAAGAAAGACTTACCTTTACTGTAATATAAGCAGCTGGGATGAGACCAACTGCGGTGGCCAAAAAGAAAATATGGAATGGTATATCCACAATAGGAGATGCCAAATTGATGAAAAGATTTGGCAATGTTGGAGTTATTCTCAAAAAAAGCATGTAGTTGAGCAACTTATCCCGACGCTTGGCTATCTGAAACCACAAAGTTTCACATTAGTGTGCACCAAATTGGGAACTATGATGAATATAGTAGAAATAGGTAGCACATCACTAGTAATTACTTTCAGAAGATTACAGACCTCTGCCTGGAAAAATCTCAACTTTTCAGGCCACATCCAGTTAACTATAGGCCTGCCGATCAATTTAGACAGAAAATAGCAGGACGATGCACCAGCTGTTGCATTAAAGACAACCAAGAGAAGCCCTCTGAAAACGCCGAAAAGTGCTCCAGCAAGTAAGGACATGAAAATTGTCCCAGGAATCATAAATGTCTGCATGAATATGTATATTGAGCAGTAACCAAGAATGAATTTTGCCGGGTAGACTTCCGCATACATTCCGAGGTTATCCCTGAAAGAAACAAAATAACCTAATGAGTCATGACATTCCAACAAAAATAGAACCAGCGAGAAAATAAGGACACACCTCGCAAAGCAAGAGATCCAgtgtcaacaacaacaacaataacaaacccagtgtaatcccacaggtggggtctgaggaaggtagtgtgtacgcagaccttacccctaccttgagaaggtagagaggctgtttccggtaAACCCTCGgctcacaaaaaataaaaagataaaaaggatCAAGAGATCTAGTGTCGTATCAAAATATTTTTACCAAAATTTAGAAAAGAAAACACCATTAACAGAAACTACATGAAAGTTTTCAATCATTGAGCAACAGTACAAGCAAGCGATGATGAAGAAATAAGGATAACCACCAGTAAGAAAGACTGCTAATATTAGACACTAacttacttttttttctttttgttttcttttggataACCGAGTAATCCACAGTGGCGCAAGGTTTGAAACCCGGTGGAtaacccttctccacttaaatactaaGGTTTTTGTCTGAAGCAGGGTTTGAACCCATGATGTGACGTGCACCTAACCCACACATCATGCGTTGTGCTTTTACCACGAGCAAAGCCTTGGGGTCGATGCGTACTTTCTGGCAAATATTGTAGTTATTCTCGGAGCCAAATCAAAAGTCTGAGGGCCAATATGTATCCAGCCTGTTTGATTTTCTTAATATTACTTGCTCATATTTCTTGCCTCATATATTTTCATAAGAAAACTAAAGAGTGATCTCCTCTTCTCGGAAATATTTTCTGATGAGTCCAAGCTTTGAAACAAAATGATGTGTGCTTTTCTCATTTTGAACCAACTCAAAcataaaaagataaaacaaatgaaaaacgTGCTACCCTAAACATCTTCaacagaaaaaaagaagaaaaaaaggggtaatatattgcccccccccccccaccccccacttTCTTCTGTTTAAATTACTATCATCACTTATTGAGGGGGTCAGGGTGAATCTAGGCTCGCAAGAGTCTGAATCAAAGATGAAGCCACAACCCTCCACAGAGTATTAAGAGAGGTGAATCTAAGTGAATGAGAAACTCAAAATCCATCCAGTAACCACTCAGGGGGCACAAATATTGAACAAGATTTTCGTGACATCAACAAGAACCACTTCCCAATACAAATAGGAACAACCAACAAAAACTCAGAAACATTTGAGGCCTAAAAAATGCATGGAGATTCGTCATACAACTTTAGAGCCAGTCTACTGCCATTGCAAACAGTTAGTGCTCTCCTGAGAAGTTACAACTAGTAAAAAGTTCAGTCTCCAATTCACAGACTAACTAAGTTACAACTAGTAAAAAGTTCAATCTCCAATTCACAGACTAACTGAACCTCTGTCGTAACTTTCAAATGACTATACATTTCCTTGAAGAAGTTATAAAGTCGATTAATAGAACCACTAACTTGCAGACTAGGCATATTTACAATAAAATCACATGAAGTATGAATAGAATTTTCCCTCAAATACAAAACAATACTCCTTTTGTTTTGACACTATTTCCTTATTAATATGTTCCTAAAAGAATGACACCtttctatatttgaaaataatttaactttcaTTTTACCCTTAACAGAAGCTTTTATAGTAGTCACACAAATCTTATGGCGTGTATaaaaccacaagtttcaaaaatctacctttatttcttaaactccgtatGGAGTTAAGCTATGTCAAGTAAACTGGAACTAGAAAAAAGAGCAGCTTATCTGCCCCAGAAATGCAGCATAGCTACACAGAAAAATTCCCATTTGATTTGACAAGTAAAATAAATCAATTCCGTCAACTTCAACCCATAATTTCCAAACACAATACCTAAAGATCATAAATGAGGGAATACGTTAAACAAACAGACAAATAATACCAAGAACTCTGAAAAGTGAACCTACTTGAGAATGCGGAGATCAGAGATGGTACGAGGCAGCTTAAGTTGAGCGTACTCAGCAGCTGGCATTGACAAGTATATGCAAAACAAGCCTGTTGAGAACACCAAAATAACAGCAAAAGCTGCTCCAAATTCCCACCTTAACAATGGAAACTTCCCTTCCTTGTACCTCTTTCCTGTCGGCGAATCCAATTCAGCTGCAACAGACGACATATCCACCCTCTTCTCTTCATCAAACCGACCCGTGTCCACCACTACACTCCTTGGTGCAGCCATTCCCACAGCAAATTGATGATAATAAACGTGACACTCTAATTTTCATTCATGCTGATCCGAACAGAAAAACTTCAAATTCTAAGCGTTCTTGATTTCGCAAATCTAACCAATACCTCCCAACCCCAATTAATTACAGGGACTTTTCAGGATTGGACTGATCCATGAAACCCAGATTTTGTAAAATATCAATTAGAAATAAATTAAATGAGCAGAAAACACAGAATTGGGAGCTTGGGGTTACAGCACAGAAcacaaagaaaaatacaagaggAGGAGGATTATATAAGTTAGGGATTTTGGGATACTTTCTTAGATTCTTTTTcgttctacttttttttttttaaatttgttttttcgTTTCAAGCTAAGGACTTACgatatttccttgatataaaagGCATATGCTTTTCTTGATTTGGTGAGATTGAAGAAAGCGAGAGTTGAGAAACGTTTTCAATTATCTAATATATACTAAAAACACATGCAATCCATTTATTAATTTTGTGTAAACCTAAGAGTTTTTAGCCAAAATTATCCCTTATGTTTGGGGTAAGTTTAACTTTGTCCTTTATTTGTTACTTTAAGCACTTATTGCCCTTTAAGTTAGCTAAACTTGAGCGGGTTTAGTCCACTTAACAAAAGATCCAAACTGGTAGGTAAAAAAACTTTTAGTACTCAAATTTTACAGAATCGATGTAGTGAACCTAAATCTGTTTAACGGGTCGGGTTGACCAGGTTCCGGACCGGCCTAGACTGGTAGTAAATTGGACCGGCCTAGACTGGTGTAAGGGGGCCGGGTAGGGCTGGGTTTGGAGGTTAGTCCGTATATATTTTTTTACCGGTTAACCGGATCGGTCAAATCCGGTCAATGAAAATTACTGTTGAACCGGTTAACCGGACCGACCCGATTGAGAAAAATAGTGATCGATCGGTCACCAATCCTGACCGGTTGCCAAGTTTTTAAAATCGGGCTTAACTAGTCTGGGTCCATCCGATGAAAAATTGAATCGGAACCGGGTCAACCCCGCCCGTTAAACAGATTTAGGTTTACTACATCGGTTCTGCAAAATTTGAGTAATGAAAGTTTTTTTACCCACTAGTTTGGGTCTTTTGTTAAGTGGACTAAACATGCTCAAGTTTAGCAAACTTAAAGGACAATAAGTGCTCAGGGCAATAGATAAAGGACAAAGTTAGACTTACCCCCAAACATAAGGGACAATTTTGGCTAAAAACTCTAAACATAAGAAATTCTTTTAGAACTTGCTTGGTGTATTGGTAAAAAAAGTGGACATATCACATGGCCAAATCAACTGATGACACATAGCGGGCGATGCCAAATTGAGTCTACGGAAACAATCGTCTTTAGGTCATTTAAAGAATGGGTGGAGATCAGTTGAGCCGACATAGTTGACATCAGAATTGATCATATTGGGGCAACTAAGGAGTCAACACGAGAAGATTTTTTTGTAAAGTCTCACATGTACGGATAAAGAAGAAGAATTGGTCAATCCCAAATAAGAAGAGATGTGACATTACTTGCAGAGCTGTTACAGATCATCTAGGCGTAACGTGCTGAAAAAGCGAGTAATGGTGGCAGCAGATAGGCGAGATAATAAGGGGACGGTTACGGGAAATCTTACTATTTAGACCCCCACTTCTCTCACTTTATATCCCATGAGTACTCATACCTCTAATGTTATACTAAATCATTACTAAGAAAAGTGAGATCTTCAAGAAAAAGCAATTTCGATAAGAATTTCTCTTTGCCCTCGCTACATCTGGTTTTTTCATTTGGTTTTTCTACTATGATtattcaattttattttatttatatttgagaaAGTAAATCAAATCGATTGTTTGTGGCCttgaaatataaatttaaccgATTTAGCCTATAAATCTAGTTTTAGGTTAAGCAATTTAGCGTTCATCGTAAGGCCCAAGCAATCGTTTATTTTCTACAAAATATCATTGTTGTAGTCTTTATTCTTTTAAAATCCTTTTAATCTTCACATGTTAATTATAACTTGAAGGATCACCATGTCTAGAGTTAATGCCACCAACCGACAGACAAATCAAACTCTTACAGTTGGAGGGACACCAATTGCACCCCCAAACAACCGAACTCTTGAAAGTTCACCACGCTATTTTTCCGGAAAAAATTCATGGAAAGATCTACTAGCAGAGATGACGAACATCCCAAGTTAAAAGAAGAGCTGAAAAATTTCATGACCCACAACAATAGTGGAACAATCATGCCTGCCTAATCATTCTATCCATatttgggatgaattggcggcaaagtttatttcaaaatttttatctCCCGGACACATGGCTACTATACGGGATGAAATATTGGCTTTCAAGCCAGAGCTCAACGAACCTTTGCATAAAATTTAGGAGAGATATCGAACAATGGTGAACGagtgcccgaacaatgatatggcCGACAACACGATCCAACAATCTTTCTACCATGGTATTAATACCAATCAATATGTGACCAATCAATTGGCCAGAGAAAATGTTATGACAACACCTTATGCGGAGGCATGtgagattcttgatgagatggcggaAACTTTTTTGGCTTGGCTATCCCGAGCTAATGTTCCCCAAGGTGATCCCAACATAATCCATCTTCATAAAGAGTTTCCATGGGCAAGCTATTGCCGAATTGACCACAACCATGACTCAACTTGTCGAGGCCCAACTTCATCAAACCCAAGCAAGTAAGCAAGTTCATGCTATGTAGGTAGTGAATGTCTTGGTCAACAAGAAGAGGACTAAATGTACATAATTTCAATCCCGAATAGAGAATTATGCACAAGATGATGGTAGTTATGACCAAGATGACTCTTATCAAGAGCAAGAAAAAGAGGTACAATTTGTGATTAATTACCAAGGGCAACAGAGCAATTTTCAAGGTTCCAATCAAAGTCAATGGCACTCTCAAAATAACCAACGTAATTGAGGTTCTAAAAATCaaaggaattggcataacaacaaaaataaccaagggaattagggaggcaacaatcaagaaaattggggAGACAATAACAATCATGCAAATCGAGGttcaggttttcaaaggcccccaaatgtaccaacaaccaagcaactcaactccttatccttcccatgatttaagttcttcaaacaatgaaatGAGCcgtattgagaatatgttcaagcaaatgatggagaagaatgcagattcagatgcccaacttgcctcacatacCACATCAATCCGTAATCTTGAAGTTCAAATGgagcaaatctctcaagctcttaaTACTTATCCTAAGGGTGCattaccaagtgacacggtagtaaacccaaaTGGTGATAATAACACGGGATATGCTATGGCAGTTATCACAAGAAATAGAAGAGGCGGGAAAGCACCCACCTCaaatgaaagataacttgtggatgatgaccaAGTGATCCAAGCGGAGGAAAACCCATGCAATGATGTTAAAGCACATGATGAggttcggattgatattgatgatagtgtggaggAGACCCAAGATGAGGTGAACCCGTTTAGggaacacattattgacataccggaaccagTAGTGCAAAGGGCAAAGACACTCGTGCCAAATCCCCCACCTGCTTATCCTCAAAGACTTGCTAAGTAAAATGGTGAAAAttaattcaagaagtttattcaaaTGACGAAAGGTCTCTCCATCAATGTGCCATTGGTaaaagctttggaacaaatgcccgattattccaaatttatgaaagatcttgtgaccaagaagaggtcgatgaattttgaaactatcaaggtcactcatcaagtgagtgtaaTTGTTCATTCCATAGCTCCTAAGTTGGATGATCTCGGTGCTTTCACGATTTCTTGTACTATTGGAAGTGCcgattttgctaaagctctttgtgatcctGGGgtgagtatcaatttgatgccctactcggtgttcaaaactttggggatTGGAAAACCAAAACCCATATTTATGAGGTTGAAAATGACCGACTGTACTATAAAGAGGCCATTGGTAGTGATTGAGGATATTTTGGTCCGAGTTGATAAGTTTATCCTTCCGGTGGACTTTGTGATTCTAGACTGTGAGATTGACTATGAAGTTTCTATCATTCTTGGGAGgactttccttgctacgggtaaAGCCCTTCGTGATGTGGAAACCGAAGAACTCAATTTCTGGGTTAGTGATGAacaagtggtattccatgtgtgcaaGTCTATGTGTCAACCAAaaagcaatgaagtgtgttcttttgtggacttagtgaccgaTTTCATtattgatgacacaagtgctacaattaatgttggtgatatgttggaagccgttttgctcaactttgatgatgatgaaatggaTGGTTTTATGGAATGTGtaaactctttgcaaggaatggggtcttACAACTATGCACCCTTGAAGTTATcgttggatcttgagaataggaagactcctcccaaaaagccttctattgaagagccacCTACTTTGGAGTTAAAACCATTTCCACCTCACATTCGGTacgaatttcttggcccttgttatACTCTATCGTTTATTCTTTCCTCTAGTTTGACTAACGTATAGGTtgattccacattggcggtggtgtaaaagaggaagaaagctattggatggactttagcagACATTCGTGGTATAAGCCCCACATTTTACATGCACAAGATCAAATTGGAGAATGGTGCCAAACCATCCATTGAACATAAAAGAAGACTCAATGAAGCTATGCAAGAGGTAGTCAAAAAgaagattatcaagtggttggatgccggggttgtctaccccatttccgatagttaaTGGACTTCTTCAGTTTAATGTGTCCTAAAAGTGGGGGGCATGACGGTTGTTACCAATGATAAAAATGAGTTGAAGAACGGTCACCAgctggagagtttgtatggattatcataagctcaacaaagtcacaaggaaggatcactttcctcttcctttcatggatcaaatgcttgataggttggccggccaTGCTTTCTATTCTTTTCTTGATGGGCACTCGGGCTACAACTAAATTCTTATTGCTctagaagatcaagagaaaaccacTTTTACATGTCCATATGGTACTTTTACTTTCAAACGGATGCCTTTTGGTTTATGCAATGCACCAgtaacttttcaacggtgtatgatggttaTTTTCACGAACATGGTAGAAGACtaccttgaggtcttcatggataaATTTTTAGTGGTTGCATATTCTTTTGACGATTGTATTGCtaatttggacaaagtgttggctagat
The nucleotide sequence above comes from Nicotiana tabacum cultivar K326 chromosome 12, ASM71507v2, whole genome shotgun sequence. Encoded proteins:
- the LOC107786545 gene encoding putative membrane protein At4g09580, which encodes MAAPRSVVVDTGRFDEEKRVDMSSVAAELDSPTGKRYKEGKFPLLRWEFGAAFAVILVFSTGLFCIYLSMPAAEYAQLKLPRTISDLRILKDNLGMYAEVYPAKFILGYCSIYIFMQTFMIPGTIFMSLLAGALFGVFRGLLLVVFNATAGASSCYFLSKLIGRPIVNWMWPEKLRFFQAEIAKRRDKLLNYMLFLRITPTLPNLFINLASPIVDIPFHIFFLATAVGLIPAAYITVKAGVALGELRSVKDLYDFKTLSVLFLIGALIILPTVLKRKRIYE